The DNA segment GTTCTTTCTTGGGCTGCCTGAAATCCCCAAAACTTGCTGTTTCGGGGGCTCTTGTTTGTACATGTGTAAGGTACCTTTCTGAATAAAACCAGGACAGGACCATTCTCATTAGATATTGGAATTTCGTCAAGAATGTAATTGCCCGAATCAGTACTGTTACCCCGGTTTTCAGCCTAGCGGGCTGCGGAGCCATATAGACAGTGACCAAAGCCTGGTGACAAGTCAAAGTGGATATTTGGCTGGCAGGAGCTAACACGTGATAAATTATTTTTTCTAAGTTCAACCTATCAGCTTGATAATATCCGAAGAAATAACTACTATTTGCCGAAAACATGACTACATTCATAGCGAATGACGGCCGGGCAAGGACGTAGCGGCAGTGTAAGATTTTATTTGTATTCTTCACGAGATAGGGAAATCATGATCAGATCAAGCGGGCGTATCGGGGTTGCACTCTTTCTATGTATTCTGTACTCAGCAGCAACAGCAGGAGCACCGAGTTATTCGATCACAAACGACGTAATGGCCGAGCAGCAGGCCCAGGTCGAACAGGGCTTTGATGATCTGTTCGCAAATGAAGGAACCAAAAGATGGCTGGTCGAGGGTACAGGGCTCCCGGCTATTACATCGGAAACCTTATATGAAACAACAGGACTGATTAAGGATTTTAGCGGGATCATGACTGTCGGCTATGGAGGCTTGCATCTCAACAATGGAGAATGGCTCGACACCGGAAGCGGCATAATGCTGACACTGGAGAACTTCACCAGCTCAAAAGATGTGTCCATAACTGTTGACGGCTTGCATTTTCGCTCGGCCGATCTCAACAACGACATCGGAAGCCACTTGTATGTGGTAAAGAATACGCCGGGCGACACGGCTGGCAGGGTCAATAACAGAGGCTGGATATACAGCGGTTTCGGTTGGCCCAACTCATCATATGAAGCTCACGGCATCTCTCTCACAGCCAATACAGGCCTTACCGACGGTGTCCGAAACGAGGGAACCATCTTTGTTCAAAATGGTCGCGATTCCTTCGGCATATTCGTCGACAGCCCCGAGATCGGCGAGATAACCAATACCGGCCGAATATACGCCGGAGCTTCAGCGGATTCATCCAGAGGTATCTATGTATACGCAGGTACAAGCGTGGATAAGATCAGCAACAGCGGTACGATTTACATAAACAATCGGCCTGATGTTGCCCAGGGAATTGTAGCCGTTTCCAGTTCCGGAAGCCTTGACGTGGCGGAATTCACCAATGCCGGAGACATCCTTGTAAAGGGCGAGATGGCATACGGCATCACCGCACAAGACGTTCAGGGCACGGTCACCAACACAGCATCCGGCAACATAATGAGTATTTCCGAGGACGCATACGGCGCAGCATTCGGAATTACAGGCGGCAGCAACTCAGACTTGAAAATCGTGAACGAAGGCACGATCCTGGCAGGCGGACCCGCCGGTGCGGGACTGGCGGTCTACTATGACGCTGTCGTGAGCAACCCCGGCATCATCTATTCACTGGACCAGGCGAGGACGCTTTCGGTCGGATACGGAATCATGCGAGGCAACGCCACATTGGAAGATGATTTTTCCGTCCTTCTCACTGGTGACCCGCTCGACGAAAACTATGTCGAGGAGATCCTCATCACGAGCGGTTCGAGCCTGGACCTGAACAATGCAGATCTGCTCGTCAGGACTGACGACGGCTCTGTGCTGGATACGCCCTATCCGCTGATCGAGATCGGAACGAGCGACATTGGAGCTAAGAGGCAGGATCCTGAAGAAACGGATCCGCTCGTCGGCGATTTCGCCTCAGTCTCAGCGGTCAATCCGCAGGTCCAGGCAAGCTGGGACGCCGACAGCAGAAGCGTCACCATGAGCTACGGCCCGAAGGAAAGCCCCGCCGCACGTGTCCCCGAGGTCACACGCGAAACGGTCAGCCAATCGGTCAACATGGTTCAGGACCGGATGATATCCACGGCTGTTCTTGGCAACATGACCAATACGTTCCTGCCCGAGACGTCGATCAGCCGAAACAGCTCAGAGATGATCGCAAGTGCCGACACCAACTTCTCAGCAAAACCCAACGTAACCAGCGGCGAGTTATTTTTCCAGCCATACTACACAAAGACCGACAGAGAAGCCAACAGCGACGGCATGGGCTACGATTCGCATATGACGGGCTTTACCGTGGGCTACGATTGGTACTTCGACAGTTCGCTGGCGGGACTGCACGCCGGCTACGGCAGGGCCACCGTCGATTTCTCCGGCGCGGGCTACAACAGAAACAGCGAGGACCAGGACGTCTTCAGCGGCGGCGTACACTTCAGCAAAAAATGGGACAGCAACCTCTACGCGGGCCTGAGCTCGACTGCCTACGTCTCGATGCACGACTACTCCGGACGCACCGGCGCGGCACTGACCGACCGCGAGCATGCGGACTACACCGGCTACGGCATCCAGAACAGGCTCATCGGCGGATACATCATCGAATTCGACAAGTTCTCACTCATGCCCGAAGCAGGCATCGCACACACCTGGTCGCACAGAGAAAGCTACACCTCCGACGCGAGCGACCCGGCATGGGACACGCATTACAGCCAGTATGACGACAACGAGATCAAGAGCATACTCGGCGGCAGGATCATGGGCACATGGCACAAAGACGGCGTGACGATCCTGCCCAGCGCGGCCCTCAGTTGGGAACATGCTTTGACCGACGCGGACGGCGTGAGCCAGTCGCTGCCCGGCACGAGCCCCGTTACAGTCGAAAGCGACCAGTCTAACGACTCGATGGTGGCGAATCTGAGCATGACCCTGATCGAGAAGGATTTCAGCGTAGAACTGGGCTACACGTACGAGTACAACCAGGACGTCAGCTCAAACGGCGTATACGCAACCATCCGCAAGGCGTTCTAGAACAAAGCGTTTGCAGCCTTTTTTGATGAGACTGCATAATCCGAAGGCTTGTCATACACCTATCAAGGCCAGACGATCAGCTTTACCGCGATCAGCAGCAGGAAGACAGCGACGACTTTGCGAAAATTCTTCTGCGGGATGCGGTCCACCAGCCGCTGGGCGATCTTCGCACCCGCGAACGAGCCGGGGATGAACACGATCAGCCCCCACAGCAGACTGCTCGGCAGCCGGACGCCTTCGCTCGCATAGACACTCAGCCGGGTCGTGTCGATCACCAGCGCGATCGCGCCGGCCGTGGCAATGTAGACCGCCTTGGGCAGATCGAACGCGGTCAGAAACAGACTGCGGACCGCCCCGCCGATGCCGAAGATGCCCGCGAAAAAGCCCGACAGTGCCCCGCCGACCGCACCGGTCACGACCGTCGGCCTCACGCGAAACGAGCTCTGCACGAACAGGTACAGCACATACGCCGCGATCATGCCCCCGAGCACGCGGGAGAGAATCACCGACGGTATGTCGAACACGAGCTTCGCACCGATCGCGGTCGCGACCAGCCCCGGAACGCCGAAGCTCAGAACCAGCCCCCACCTAAAACCCTCACGAAACAGCACCAGCTTCCAAACATTGCCGAACCAGTGAATTATCCCCACGAACAGCAGCGTCTCGGGCACCGGATAAAACAGCACCATCACCGGCACCAGCAGCGTAGAAGTACCAAACCCAGTAAGCGTCCCAACCCCGCTGGCAACCAAAACCGCAATTAATATCGGTAGAACTTGCACCGTCCCCCCCTAGAAAAGTCGAAATAGTGACTGGATAAGAAGAATAACCGTGCCGGCGATCAAGAACCATGCCATTTTCACCAACAATTTTGCATGCTTGCCCTCAGGCGGCTTACATTTCAAAGACAGTATAAAAAGCACCAGGAACTGAACATACAAAAACACACTTATGAGATCAAACGCATTCATCCGTCTATTTCCAAATCTTCATTCAGGTAGCAGGATCAACAAGAATAATCTAGTAATTGCTAACTGTCTTGTTAAAACCACCACATAACCTAACTAAACTGTTGAACTGAACGGCCGATATTTGTAATATTACATTAGCGGGTAAGATCTGCAATGTGCCCTGGATGTTCCCTTCCATCGGTTGGCCATAGTCCAGGGATGATCGGCATTGCAGGGTCCGCTTTTTTTGTGCGCATTCATCGAATAGCATCACCCCTATTTTCACCAAATCCTTCAGTCTTACTCCTAGTATACAGACTACCCCCAACGAAAAAAGCTTTTTATAAAATATTGCCCAATCTGACTCCGTTAAACTTTCTTGTCATCTTGCATTCCGCATCAGCCCTTGCCAACACGCCCCCAATAAGTTATCATTCCCGGTTATGAAGATACCACTAACAAAATACGGAATGCCCCAGGTTGCGGTTTTTCCTGGGCTTGTTGTCGCTGCGATGCTCACCATCGCGATCGGCGGACACTACGACGTCATTCGGCCCGGCTGGGTCCGGGGCAGCGAGATCGTGCTCGCCGCCGTGCTGGTCTGGGTGCTGGCGTTCTTCCGCGACCCCGAGCGCAACGTCCCCGCCGACGAGTCCCTGCTGCTCTCCCCCGCGGACGGCCGAATATCCGACATAACCGAAGTCGACGAGCCCGCCCTGGGCGGCACAGCCATACGCATCGGCATATTCCTCAACATCTTCAACGTGCACATCAACCGCGCACCATGCTCCGTCCGCATCGGCAAGATCACATACAAAGAAGGCGAGTTCAAGAACGCCTGCGACCCCGAGTCCGCCCGCGTCAACGAATCGAACGCCCTCGAAATGCAGCGCACAGCCCAGCCCGCGGACAAGCTCATCGTCCGCCAGATATCCGGCGCGATCGCAAGGCGCATCGTCTGCGCCACCGCCGAAGGCGACGAACTCACGCAGGGCCGGCGGTTCGGCATGATCAAGTTCGGCTCGCGGACCGAGCTCTACCTGCCCGCACGCGAGAACGCATCCGTGCAGGTGCAGGTCGGCGACAAGGTAAAAGCGGGTCTTACGGTACTGGTGAAATACGAATGACGCCCAAACAAAACAACAACGGCACGAAGGCGAATCTGATGAGGCGGGTGCACAAGCATCGGCTCAAGACGGTCGCAGTCCTGCCCTCGCTGATCACGCTGCTCAACGGACTGGCCGGCTTCGCGGCGATATGGTTCGCGGGCGACGGCATGTACATGTTCTCGTTCCACCAGGTCGAGATATCGTATTTCTCTGTCGCAGCCGCCCTGATATTCATCGCGATGGTCGCCGATATGCTCGACGGCCGGATCGCGCGGATGAGTCACGCGACCTCCAGCTTCGGCGGACAGCTCGACAGCCTCTGCGACGTCATTTCCTTCGGCCTCGCACCGGCGTACCTGGTGCTCAAGATGATGGAGTATAAGCTCACCGCACTGGTGAACCCGCCCGCCGAGCTGTCCGGATTCCTCACGCGTTTCATCTGGCTCGCAGCAGCGGTCTACCTGGCGTGCGCGGCCATCCGCCTGGCGCGGTTCAACGTCGAAAACGAAGAAGACGAGACTTCGCACATGTCGTTCATGGGCCTGCCCACCCCCGCCGCAGCAGGCGGGCTCGCGTCGATGGTCATGTTCTACGAGGGCCTCGTCACGACCGTCAGCCGCGACTCGATCGTCTTCACGCTCGGCGAAGGATTCATACTCTTCTCCATGCCCTTCGCGGCCATGATGTGCGGCCTGCTGATGATCAGCAGAATACGCTACCCGCACGTGGTGAACCAGCTCATCCGCGGCAGACAGCCCATGACGCACCTGCTCTATTCACTCGTATTGCTCGGCCTGATTCTCTGGTCACTCACAAACGCCCTGCTGATCGTCTTCTGGCTGTTCATCTTCAGCGGACTGTTCAAATGGGCACACCACCTCGCCCTGCGAACCAGACACAAACACACAAATACCGAACCCGCAAACACCCACGCGAAGTAAATTTCATTGCGGAGTATAGTGTAACGAAAGCAATCTAATATTCGCTTCAGTTACCGCACTCCACAGGCTTAAAATACATCTTGAAATCCACATCACCCGTGCTTGGGATGCACAGATACTTGCCCGATCTGGTCAGCCTGGCAGTCTCCGGACTCTCTACAACAATGGTGTTCGCATCAGGCCGCTTGATGACCTCATAGTCGCGGGTCTTATCACCTTCTGC comes from the Anaerohalosphaera lusitana genome and includes:
- a CDS encoding autotransporter outer membrane beta-barrel domain-containing protein codes for the protein MIRSSGRIGVALFLCILYSAATAGAPSYSITNDVMAEQQAQVEQGFDDLFANEGTKRWLVEGTGLPAITSETLYETTGLIKDFSGIMTVGYGGLHLNNGEWLDTGSGIMLTLENFTSSKDVSITVDGLHFRSADLNNDIGSHLYVVKNTPGDTAGRVNNRGWIYSGFGWPNSSYEAHGISLTANTGLTDGVRNEGTIFVQNGRDSFGIFVDSPEIGEITNTGRIYAGASADSSRGIYVYAGTSVDKISNSGTIYINNRPDVAQGIVAVSSSGSLDVAEFTNAGDILVKGEMAYGITAQDVQGTVTNTASGNIMSISEDAYGAAFGITGGSNSDLKIVNEGTILAGGPAGAGLAVYYDAVVSNPGIIYSLDQARTLSVGYGIMRGNATLEDDFSVLLTGDPLDENYVEEILITSGSSLDLNNADLLVRTDDGSVLDTPYPLIEIGTSDIGAKRQDPEETDPLVGDFASVSAVNPQVQASWDADSRSVTMSYGPKESPAARVPEVTRETVSQSVNMVQDRMISTAVLGNMTNTFLPETSISRNSSEMIASADTNFSAKPNVTSGELFFQPYYTKTDREANSDGMGYDSHMTGFTVGYDWYFDSSLAGLHAGYGRATVDFSGAGYNRNSEDQDVFSGGVHFSKKWDSNLYAGLSSTAYVSMHDYSGRTGAALTDREHADYTGYGIQNRLIGGYIIEFDKFSLMPEAGIAHTWSHRESYTSDASDPAWDTHYSQYDDNEIKSILGGRIMGTWHKDGVTILPSAALSWEHALTDADGVSQSLPGTSPVTVESDQSNDSMVANLSMTLIEKDFSVELGYTYEYNQDVSSNGVYATIRKAF
- a CDS encoding sulfite exporter TauE/SafE family protein; its protein translation is MQVLPILIAVLVASGVGTLTGFGTSTLLVPVMVLFYPVPETLLFVGIIHWFGNVWKLVLFREGFRWGLVLSFGVPGLVATAIGAKLVFDIPSVILSRVLGGMIAAYVLYLFVQSSFRVRPTVVTGAVGGALSGFFAGIFGIGGAVRSLFLTAFDLPKAVYIATAGAIALVIDTTRLSVYASEGVRLPSSLLWGLIVFIPGSFAGAKIAQRLVDRIPQKNFRKVVAVFLLLIAVKLIVWP
- a CDS encoding phosphatidylserine decarboxylase encodes the protein MKIPLTKYGMPQVAVFPGLVVAAMLTIAIGGHYDVIRPGWVRGSEIVLAAVLVWVLAFFRDPERNVPADESLLLSPADGRISDITEVDEPALGGTAIRIGIFLNIFNVHINRAPCSVRIGKITYKEGEFKNACDPESARVNESNALEMQRTAQPADKLIVRQISGAIARRIVCATAEGDELTQGRRFGMIKFGSRTELYLPARENASVQVQVGDKVKAGLTVLVKYE
- a CDS encoding CDP-alcohol phosphatidyltransferase family protein codes for the protein MTPKQNNNGTKANLMRRVHKHRLKTVAVLPSLITLLNGLAGFAAIWFAGDGMYMFSFHQVEISYFSVAAALIFIAMVADMLDGRIARMSHATSSFGGQLDSLCDVISFGLAPAYLVLKMMEYKLTALVNPPAELSGFLTRFIWLAAAVYLACAAIRLARFNVENEEDETSHMSFMGLPTPAAAGGLASMVMFYEGLVTTVSRDSIVFTLGEGFILFSMPFAAMMCGLLMISRIRYPHVVNQLIRGRQPMTHLLYSLVLLGLILWSLTNALLIVFWLFIFSGLFKWAHHLALRTRHKHTNTEPANTHAK